Proteins encoded by one window of Fusarium graminearum PH-1 chromosome 1, whole genome shotgun sequence:
- a CDS encoding TGF-beta-inducible nuclear protein 1 has translation MPQNEYMERWRKLHGRRLDHEERVRKRTAREGHKASQDAQNLRGLRAKLYQQRRHKEKIQMKKQIKAHEERNVKTADEKDPTTPMPSYLLDRTNPSTAKALSSAIKNKRAEKAAKFAVPLPKVRGISEEEMFKVVKTGKKIQKKAWKRMVTKPTFVGPDFTRRNPKHERFIRPMGLRYKKANVTHPELGVTVQLPIISVKKNPQNPLYTQLGVLTKGTVIEVNVSELGLVTAGGKVVWGRYAQVTNNPENEGCINSVLLV, from the exons ATG CCTCAGAACGAGTATATGGAAAGATGGCGTAAGCTGCACGGCCGTCGTCTTGATCATGAGGAACGAGTTCGCAAGCGTACCGCCCGTGAGGGTCACAAGGCCTCGCAGGATGCTCAGAACTTGCGCGGTCTCCGAGCCAAGCTTTACCAGCAGAGGCGacacaaggagaagattcagatgaagaagcagatcaAGGCGCACGAGGAGCGCAACGTCAAGACggccgacgagaaggatcCCACGACACCCATGCCTTCCTACCTTTTGGACCGTACAAATCCTTCAactgccaaggctctcagCAGtgctatcaagaacaagcgagccgagaaggctgccaagtttgccgTCCCCTTGCCCAAGGTCCGCGGTATCAGCGAGGAGGAGATGttcaaggttgtcaagaccGGAaagaagatccagaagaaggccTGGAAGCGCATGGTCACCAAGCCCACCTTTGTCGGACCCGACTTCACTCGACGCAACCCCAAGCACGAGCGCTTCATCCGCCCCATGGGTCTCCGTtacaagaaggccaacgTCACACACCCCGAGCTTGGCGTTACCGTTCAACTGCCCATCATCagtgtcaagaagaaccctCAGAACCCCCTATACACTCAGCTCGGTGTCCTGACAAAGGGTACCGTCATCGAGGTCAACGTCAGCGAACTTGGTCTGGTCACCGCTGGTGGAAAGGTTGTTTGGGGTCGCTACGCTCAGGTCACCAATAACCCAGAGAACGAGGGCTGCATCAACAGTGTTCTTCTGGTATAA